In one Rhodococcus sp. B50 genomic region, the following are encoded:
- a CDS encoding LLM class flavin-dependent oxidoreductase, translating to MSRLKFGTFLAPIHEPGQNPTLLLQRDLELVQYLEQLGYDEAWFGEHHSAGAEIYASPEIMIAAAGERTSRIKLGTGVTSVSYHNPLWAAERMVMLDHLTRGRVLFGLGPGSLPTDAAMLGLSQIDTRELLAENTDIIMRLLRGETVSAKTRTHELFDAKIQMAPYSDPLFDVVVAAIASPTGARLAGKYGIGLLSIAATLTADGFSALQHHWGLLEEFAAQAGRSDEVDRSTWRLVGPFHIAETKEQAYKDVEHGIEYWFNYLQHVAAFPQMDVRGTNKHEMIDFINTSGIGVIGTAEEARGQVQRLIDQSGGFGTLLLQGHDWADPQATRRSYELFAQDVMPYFQGQAQPMIDAAERAQAVREGQAAEHVKAVEHMTKKYEAELGRG from the coding sequence ATGAGCCGGTTGAAGTTCGGAACCTTCCTCGCCCCGATCCACGAGCCAGGACAGAATCCCACGTTGCTCCTGCAGCGTGATCTGGAACTGGTGCAGTATCTCGAGCAGCTAGGGTACGACGAGGCGTGGTTCGGCGAGCACCACTCGGCCGGCGCCGAGATCTACGCGTCGCCCGAGATCATGATTGCCGCCGCAGGGGAACGCACGAGCCGGATCAAGCTCGGCACGGGCGTCACGTCGGTCTCGTATCACAACCCGTTGTGGGCGGCCGAACGAATGGTCATGCTCGATCACCTCACCCGAGGCCGAGTGTTGTTCGGACTGGGCCCCGGTTCTCTGCCCACAGATGCAGCGATGCTCGGTCTGTCGCAGATCGACACCCGCGAATTGCTTGCGGAGAACACCGACATCATCATGCGGTTGCTCCGAGGCGAGACCGTTTCCGCCAAGACGCGTACGCACGAACTGTTCGACGCCAAGATCCAGATGGCACCGTATTCGGACCCGCTCTTCGACGTCGTAGTGGCTGCGATCGCCTCTCCGACCGGTGCGCGTCTGGCCGGCAAGTACGGAATCGGTCTGCTCTCCATCGCGGCAACGTTGACCGCCGACGGTTTCAGTGCTCTGCAACATCATTGGGGCCTGCTCGAGGAATTCGCCGCCCAGGCCGGCCGCAGCGACGAAGTGGACCGGTCCACGTGGCGCCTGGTCGGCCCGTTCCATATCGCCGAGACCAAGGAACAGGCGTACAAGGACGTCGAGCACGGAATCGAGTACTGGTTCAACTATCTCCAGCACGTAGCCGCCTTCCCTCAGATGGACGTCCGGGGCACGAACAAGCACGAGATGATCGACTTCATCAACACCTCGGGCATCGGCGTCATCGGCACCGCAGAGGAAGCGCGCGGACAGGTGCAGCGTCTGATCGACCAGTCCGGAGGATTCGGTACCCTGCTCCTCCAGGGACACGACTGGGCCGACCCGCAGGCCACACGTCGCTCCTACGAATTGTTCGCGCAGGATGTCATGCCGTACTTCCAAGGCCAAGCGCAGCCGATGATCGACGCCGCCGAGCGCGCGCAGGCGGTTCGTGAGGGGCAAGCCGCCGAACACGTCAAGGCCGTCGAGCACATGACCAAGAAGTACGAAGCAGAGCTCGGCCGCGGATGA
- a CDS encoding TetR/AcrR family transcriptional regulator, producing the protein MCAAKSDSVSAGNGRQAILDSALRHMNERGYHGTSMRDIARGADITVASIYHHFASKQEILQDIMVRALHDAISMTRGALLRAGGTPEAQLQTLVRAWVMFHTTRQLDALVGATEMRSLDEAGRRLIVALRDEQEGLFRDVIDRGVEEGAFAVRYPRDAVRAIVNMGQSVCTWWRADGPLTPDELAHRYADLALAMVQREPVHPLP; encoded by the coding sequence ATGTGCGCAGCAAAGTCGGATTCGGTGAGTGCGGGTAACGGTCGGCAGGCGATCCTCGACTCCGCGCTGCGCCACATGAACGAGCGGGGGTACCACGGAACGTCCATGCGCGACATCGCCCGAGGGGCGGACATCACCGTGGCTTCGATCTATCACCACTTCGCGTCCAAGCAGGAGATCCTGCAGGACATCATGGTCCGTGCATTGCACGACGCGATTTCCATGACCCGCGGTGCGTTGCTGCGGGCGGGCGGCACCCCCGAAGCCCAACTGCAGACCCTGGTACGCGCCTGGGTCATGTTCCACACCACCCGCCAGCTCGACGCTCTGGTGGGGGCAACCGAGATGCGAAGTCTCGACGAGGCGGGGCGCCGGCTCATCGTCGCCTTACGGGACGAACAGGAAGGGCTGTTCCGTGACGTGATCGACCGAGGCGTCGAAGAGGGCGCTTTTGCCGTGCGGTACCCGAGAGACGCGGTTCGCGCGATCGTGAACATGGGCCAGTCGGTGTGCACGTGGTGGCGGGCCGACGGACCGCTGACACCCGACGAGTTGGCGCATCGATACGCAGATCTCGCGTTGGCGATGGTGCAGAGGGAGCCCGTGCACCCCCTCCCCTAG
- a CDS encoding acyl-CoA synthetase, translated as MYPGAYLDTTPNKPAAIMAGTGDTVSFAELDSNSIRVARHLQTLGLRRGDHLAVLSTNNLRVFDIYWAAMRSGLYITMVNWHLTPAEAAYIVTDCGARAVVVDAALAEIADALVPLIPTTTHRLSFGGAVAGFSDLDVAAAGESDAPLDDQPRGTDMLYSSGTTGRPKGIKPALPERQVHEPGDTMTAMNAEVWNVDSDTVYLSPAPLYHAAPLRTCAAVQALGGTVVVMDRFDAEKALEYIERYQVTYSQWVPTMFVRMLKLPEQVRGRYDVSSLRVAVHAAAPCPVEVKRQMIAWWGPILSEYYSSTELNGLTIVDTEQWLRKPGTVGRPVLGAVHICGENGTELPTGEIGTIYFERETLPFEYHNAPEKTRDAQHPDHPTWTTTGDVGYLDEDGYLFLTDRGSFLIISGGVNIYPQEIENVLVEHPKVLDAGVIGVPDAEMGEVVTAVVQPGTGVVGDETLADELSAYLQQRIAKYKIPRRIVFTDDLPRTPTGKLVKRTLQEHFASASA; from the coding sequence ATGTATCCCGGTGCATATCTGGACACCACACCGAACAAGCCGGCCGCGATCATGGCCGGAACAGGCGACACGGTCTCCTTCGCCGAACTCGATTCCAATTCGATTCGCGTCGCCCGCCACCTGCAGACGCTGGGACTGCGGCGCGGAGACCATCTGGCGGTATTGTCCACCAACAACCTGCGCGTGTTCGATATCTATTGGGCTGCCATGCGGTCAGGTTTGTACATCACCATGGTGAATTGGCATCTCACCCCTGCCGAAGCGGCATACATCGTCACCGACTGTGGCGCGAGGGCCGTCGTCGTCGACGCGGCATTGGCGGAGATCGCCGACGCCTTGGTGCCGTTGATCCCGACCACGACGCACCGACTCTCCTTCGGAGGCGCAGTTGCCGGATTCTCCGACCTGGACGTAGCGGCGGCCGGCGAATCCGATGCACCTCTCGACGACCAACCGCGCGGGACCGACATGCTGTACTCGTCCGGCACCACCGGTCGACCGAAGGGCATCAAACCTGCACTGCCCGAGCGACAGGTCCACGAACCCGGTGACACGATGACGGCGATGAACGCCGAGGTGTGGAACGTCGACTCCGACACCGTCTATCTGTCGCCCGCTCCGCTGTACCACGCCGCACCGCTGCGCACGTGCGCGGCGGTTCAGGCCCTCGGCGGCACGGTTGTCGTGATGGATCGCTTCGACGCCGAGAAGGCACTCGAGTACATCGAGCGGTATCAGGTCACCTACAGCCAGTGGGTGCCCACCATGTTCGTACGCATGCTCAAGCTTCCCGAGCAGGTGCGAGGCCGCTACGACGTGTCGAGTCTGCGGGTTGCGGTGCACGCTGCAGCGCCCTGCCCGGTCGAGGTCAAACGGCAGATGATCGCATGGTGGGGCCCGATACTCTCGGAGTACTACTCCTCCACGGAACTCAACGGATTGACGATCGTCGATACCGAACAATGGCTGCGCAAGCCCGGAACGGTGGGACGGCCTGTTCTCGGTGCCGTTCACATCTGCGGGGAGAACGGGACGGAACTGCCGACCGGAGAGATCGGCACCATCTATTTCGAGCGCGAGACGCTGCCGTTCGAGTACCACAACGCCCCGGAGAAGACGCGCGACGCCCAGCACCCGGATCACCCCACCTGGACGACTACGGGAGATGTCGGTTATCTCGACGAGGACGGTTACCTGTTCCTGACCGACCGAGGCTCGTTTCTCATCATCTCGGGTGGAGTCAACATCTATCCACAAGAAATCGAGAATGTTCTCGTCGAACACCCGAAGGTGCTCGACGCGGGAGTGATCGGAGTGCCGGACGCCGAGATGGGCGAGGTCGTCACCGCGGTGGTGCAACCCGGCACCGGCGTCGTCGGCGACGAGACCCTCGCCGACGAACTCAGCGCCTACCTGCAGCAACGTATCGCCAAGTACAAGATTCCCCGTCGGATCGTCTTCACCGACGATCTGCCGCGGACCCCAACCGGCAAGTTGGTGAAACGAACCCTGCAGGAGCACTTCGCTTCAGCGTCGGCATGA
- a CDS encoding MFS transporter → MATHSGSRAKDAPLDESVHAARLQSRRPARKAAFAAAVSTSLEWYDFFIYATAAALVFNTTFFATDSEVVAALNSFATVAVGFIARPIGGIVSGHFGDKYGRKPVLVAAILIMGVATTLIGFVPNTSIAWLAPAMLVLLRICQGLAVGAQWGGAVLLATEYAPANRRGFYGSFAQLGIPIGVVVGNAVFLVMAWAVSPEAFTSWGWRVPFWISLFMLVVAFVIHRYLEETPEFQQVEAKLAQAPAQRRSPILEVLRHNSGTVLMAGGTYLVGIVMFYITITGSVQVATTDLGIARSDVLTIILIAAGVLVPMVPLTAYLSDLYGRKLIYGIGIVGMGLWAVPMWLLIGSSTPENIWPLAVALIVSCVVMSFQTGPQAALFSELFPPEIRYSGASLGYQAAAILGGMAPMAMVALINGDVANFWRVGMMNVALAVFALICLVALARRRR, encoded by the coding sequence ATGGCTACCCATTCGGGTTCCCGAGCGAAGGACGCGCCTCTCGACGAGTCCGTGCACGCTGCGCGTCTCCAGTCACGCCGACCCGCCCGCAAGGCCGCTTTCGCTGCCGCGGTGTCGACCTCCCTCGAGTGGTACGACTTCTTCATCTACGCCACTGCCGCGGCATTGGTGTTCAACACCACGTTCTTCGCCACCGACAGTGAAGTGGTCGCAGCACTCAACTCGTTCGCGACGGTCGCTGTCGGATTCATCGCTCGTCCGATCGGTGGAATCGTCTCGGGCCACTTCGGTGACAAATACGGTCGCAAGCCCGTTCTGGTAGCCGCCATTCTGATCATGGGTGTCGCGACGACACTGATCGGATTCGTGCCGAACACCTCGATCGCTTGGCTCGCACCAGCGATGCTCGTACTCCTGCGTATCTGCCAGGGCCTGGCGGTCGGAGCCCAGTGGGGTGGCGCAGTTCTACTGGCCACCGAATACGCTCCCGCAAACCGACGCGGCTTCTACGGCAGCTTCGCCCAGCTCGGCATCCCGATCGGCGTGGTCGTGGGAAATGCCGTCTTCCTCGTGATGGCCTGGGCGGTCTCTCCCGAAGCATTCACCTCGTGGGGATGGCGGGTGCCGTTCTGGATCAGCCTCTTCATGCTCGTCGTCGCATTCGTGATCCATCGCTACCTCGAGGAAACCCCCGAGTTCCAGCAAGTAGAAGCCAAACTCGCGCAAGCGCCGGCGCAGCGCCGCTCCCCCATCCTCGAGGTCCTACGCCACAACAGCGGCACGGTCCTCATGGCCGGAGGCACCTATCTCGTCGGTATCGTCATGTTCTACATCACCATCACCGGCTCGGTGCAGGTGGCGACCACCGACCTCGGCATCGCGCGCTCCGATGTCCTGACGATCATCCTGATCGCCGCCGGCGTGCTCGTGCCGATGGTTCCCCTGACCGCGTACCTGTCGGATCTGTACGGCCGCAAGCTCATCTACGGAATCGGCATCGTCGGTATGGGACTGTGGGCGGTACCGATGTGGCTTCTCATCGGGTCCTCCACGCCGGAGAACATCTGGCCGCTGGCCGTCGCCTTGATCGTCTCGTGCGTGGTCATGTCATTCCAGACCGGTCCGCAGGCCGCGTTGTTCTCCGAACTCTTCCCGCCCGAAATCCGCTATTCCGGAGCGTCACTCGGTTACCAGGCCGCAGCGATCCTCGGTGGCATGGCACCCATGGCGATGGTTGCACTGATCAACGGCGACGTGGCGAACTTCTGGCGGGTCGGCATGATGAACGTAGCGCTCGCAGTGTTCGCCCTCATCTGTCTGGTGGCCCTCGCTCGCCGACGCCGCTGA
- a CDS encoding cytochrome P450 codes for MPATTATVSPTDAVRLLGQVAVPFVAVGPIARRRWAMKLLEKNQSDARVVRLVADLRKRHGDGPLVVPIPGRTLALVLTSDDVDRILRTDTASFTAANKEKMAALSPFQPNGVLISRGDIRAQRRAFNESVLEPEHALHRLASEWVPVIEQEAQGLLDQARSRGELDAPDFVRAWWRLVRRLAFGDAARDDEGITDQLWTLRSNGNWSFAHPLRHRLRDRFTQNLHRHVTAAPSESLAGVVRDLAAPASVDPIGQMPHWLFAFDAAGMVGARTLAVLSTHSEQRLRVESELTGTEAGTPQVYEYLRACVLDTTRLWPTTPVILRDSVEETTWSDGAGGTTTIPSGTGFVILSSAFHRADDLPFADTFEPEIWLDGRAERYPALVPFSAGPTVCPGRSIVLFTASTFLACLLRSADFTVVSDVKPDPARPLPATFDNFGLRFAVR; via the coding sequence GTGCCTGCAACGACCGCGACCGTTTCGCCCACCGACGCCGTTCGGCTCCTGGGACAGGTGGCCGTGCCGTTCGTCGCGGTGGGACCGATCGCTCGGCGACGTTGGGCCATGAAGTTGCTCGAGAAGAACCAATCGGACGCTCGCGTGGTCCGCTTGGTCGCGGATCTGCGTAAGCGGCACGGTGACGGGCCGCTCGTCGTGCCGATCCCCGGACGCACGCTCGCGCTCGTCCTGACGTCGGACGATGTGGATCGGATCCTGCGCACCGACACGGCGTCGTTCACCGCGGCCAACAAGGAGAAGATGGCTGCGCTCAGCCCGTTCCAGCCCAACGGTGTGCTCATCTCCCGAGGTGACATCCGCGCCCAGCGGCGTGCCTTCAACGAGTCGGTGCTCGAACCGGAACACGCCCTGCACCGCCTCGCGAGCGAGTGGGTCCCCGTGATCGAGCAGGAAGCGCAGGGGCTGCTCGATCAGGCGAGGTCGCGCGGTGAACTCGACGCCCCGGATTTCGTGCGGGCCTGGTGGCGGCTGGTCCGGCGACTCGCGTTCGGCGACGCCGCTCGTGACGACGAGGGCATCACCGACCAGCTGTGGACGCTGCGCTCGAACGGGAACTGGTCGTTCGCGCATCCCCTTCGGCACCGCCTGCGCGATCGATTCACCCAGAACCTGCACCGCCACGTCACTGCGGCTCCCTCCGAAAGCCTGGCAGGGGTGGTCCGAGATCTCGCAGCACCGGCGTCCGTGGACCCGATCGGGCAGATGCCGCACTGGCTGTTCGCGTTCGATGCCGCGGGCATGGTCGGCGCCCGCACCCTCGCCGTACTGTCCACCCACTCCGAGCAGCGCCTGCGCGTCGAGTCCGAACTGACGGGAACCGAAGCCGGGACACCGCAGGTCTACGAGTACCTGCGGGCCTGCGTGCTGGATACGACCCGGCTGTGGCCGACCACTCCCGTGATCCTCCGGGACTCCGTGGAGGAGACCACGTGGAGCGACGGCGCAGGAGGTACCACGACCATCCCTTCGGGGACGGGTTTCGTGATCCTCTCCTCGGCCTTCCATCGCGCCGACGACCTACCGTTCGCCGACACCTTCGAACCCGAGATCTGGCTGGACGGTCGAGCCGAACGCTATCCGGCGCTCGTGCCGTTCAGTGCCGGCCCGACGGTGTGCCCCGGACGCAGCATCGTCCTCTTCACGGCGAGCACCTTCCTCGCCTGTCTGCTCCGCTCCGCGGACTTCACCGTGGTGTCGGACGTGAAGCCCGATCCGGCGCGTCCGTTGCCCGCTACATTCGACAATTTCGGCTTGCGTTTCGCGGTGCGATAA
- a CDS encoding M23 family metallopeptidase → MAVAVLASAVTVGGTTVANAAGDQIRAESGAAWTGAGENLSTAPQVLKVADVDASHYTEKLNRAAEREAQRVAEAIAAQEAAQRADAERIAREAAEQAAREEAARRPALAFPAAGTLTSGYGPRWGTNHNGIDVANAIGTPIVSVTDGVVIESGPASGFGLWVRIAQDDGTTGVYGHIDQSLVSVGQHVRAGQQIATMGNRGQSTGPHLHYEVWQPGGAKIDPIPWFHARGVPVPSSHLG, encoded by the coding sequence ATGGCCGTCGCGGTCCTTGCGAGCGCAGTGACGGTCGGTGGCACGACGGTCGCGAACGCCGCGGGCGACCAGATCCGCGCCGAGTCCGGTGCGGCATGGACCGGTGCCGGCGAGAACCTGTCCACGGCACCCCAGGTGCTGAAGGTTGCCGATGTCGATGCGTCGCACTACACCGAAAAGCTGAACCGCGCCGCCGAGCGGGAAGCGCAGCGCGTCGCCGAGGCGATCGCTGCCCAGGAAGCGGCACAGCGGGCCGACGCCGAGCGGATCGCCCGCGAAGCCGCCGAACAGGCAGCTCGCGAAGAAGCCGCTCGTCGTCCTGCCCTCGCATTCCCGGCCGCCGGCACTCTCACCTCGGGCTACGGCCCGCGCTGGGGCACCAACCACAACGGCATCGACGTCGCCAACGCGATCGGCACCCCCATCGTCTCGGTCACCGACGGTGTCGTGATCGAGTCCGGTCCGGCCTCGGGCTTCGGCCTGTGGGTGCGCATCGCCCAGGACGACGGCACGACCGGCGTGTACGGCCACATCGACCAGTCCCTCGTGTCGGTCGGCCAGCACGTCCGCGCCGGCCAGCAGATCGCCACGATGGGCAACCGCGGCCAGTCCACCGGCCCGCACCTGCACTACGAGGTGTGGCAGCCGGGTGGCGCCAAGATCGATCCGATCCCGTGGTTCCACGCGCGCGGCGTTCCCGTGCCCAGCTCTCACCTGGGCTGA
- a CDS encoding M13 family metallopeptidase codes for MTLAQNSEIRSGIDLGHVDERVRPQDDLFEHVNGRWLAEHEIPADRALDGAFRTLADKAEVDVRTIIEEAAASGAEPGTDAQKIGDLYTSFMDTAAIEAAGLDPIRAELRAVSDAADRAAFAAVLGRLQRAGVTGALAHYVDTDSKNSERYLVHVSQGGLGLPDESYYREDRYAEIREQYTAHIGRMFALADLPYDAAKVVALETKLAAGHWDVVKRRDADLSYNLLTLDSLLTELPQFDWAGWITATGATTEQWAEIVVRQPSFLETFAALWADEDLDDWKAWAVWRVLRARAPYLSDAFVGENFAFYGRTLTGTQEIRDRWKRGVSLVQDLLGEAVGKLYVERHFPAEAKTRMQVLVDNLTEAYRQSITDLEWMSPATREAALRKLEKFTPKVGYPDTWRDYSAVTIAPDDVVGNYRSGYAAEYDRDLGKLGGPVDRGEWFMTPQTVNAYYNPGMNEIVFPATILQPPFFDLHADDAANYGGIGAVIGHEIGHGFDDQGAKYDGDGNLENWWTDSDREEFGKRTAALIAQYDGFEPKALPGQRVNGSFTIGENIGDLGGLSIALKAYEIALGGRPAPVIDGLTGLQRVFFGWAQVWRTKVRDEEASRRLAVDPHSPPEFRCNGVIRNIDAFYDAFDVHEGDGLYLDPSERVRIW; via the coding sequence ATGACCCTCGCGCAGAACTCGGAGATCCGCTCCGGCATCGACCTCGGACACGTCGACGAGCGGGTCCGCCCTCAGGACGACCTGTTCGAACACGTCAACGGCCGGTGGCTGGCCGAACACGAGATTCCTGCCGATCGCGCACTCGACGGCGCGTTCCGCACCCTCGCCGACAAGGCCGAGGTCGACGTCCGGACCATCATCGAGGAGGCCGCGGCGTCCGGCGCCGAACCGGGCACCGACGCCCAGAAGATCGGCGACCTGTACACCTCGTTCATGGACACCGCGGCGATCGAGGCCGCCGGTCTCGACCCGATCCGTGCCGAACTCCGAGCCGTATCCGACGCTGCCGACCGTGCTGCGTTCGCGGCGGTGCTCGGACGCCTGCAGCGCGCCGGCGTGACGGGCGCGCTCGCGCACTACGTCGACACCGATTCGAAGAATTCCGAGCGGTATCTCGTGCACGTCTCGCAGGGCGGGCTCGGCCTGCCCGACGAGTCGTACTACCGCGAGGACCGCTACGCCGAGATCCGTGAGCAGTACACCGCACACATCGGCCGGATGTTCGCGCTCGCCGACCTCCCCTACGACGCGGCGAAGGTGGTCGCGCTCGAGACGAAGCTGGCCGCAGGCCACTGGGACGTGGTCAAGCGTCGCGACGCCGACCTGAGCTACAACCTGCTCACCCTCGACTCGCTGCTCACCGAACTCCCGCAGTTCGACTGGGCGGGGTGGATCACCGCGACCGGCGCGACCACCGAACAGTGGGCCGAGATCGTGGTGCGCCAGCCGAGCTTCCTCGAGACGTTCGCCGCGCTGTGGGCCGACGAGGACCTCGACGACTGGAAGGCGTGGGCCGTGTGGCGGGTTCTGCGCGCGCGGGCCCCGTATCTGTCCGATGCCTTCGTCGGGGAGAACTTCGCCTTCTACGGCCGCACGCTCACCGGTACGCAGGAGATCCGCGACCGCTGGAAGCGCGGTGTGTCGCTCGTGCAGGACCTGCTCGGTGAGGCGGTCGGCAAGCTCTACGTCGAACGGCACTTCCCCGCCGAGGCGAAGACGCGGATGCAGGTGCTCGTCGACAATCTCACCGAGGCGTACCGGCAGTCCATCACCGACCTCGAATGGATGAGTCCGGCCACGCGTGAGGCCGCCCTGCGCAAGCTCGAGAAGTTCACACCCAAGGTGGGTTATCCCGACACCTGGCGCGACTACTCCGCCGTCACGATCGCACCCGACGACGTGGTGGGCAACTACCGCAGCGGGTACGCCGCCGAGTACGACCGCGATCTCGGCAAGCTCGGTGGTCCGGTGGATCGCGGCGAGTGGTTCATGACGCCCCAGACCGTCAACGCCTACTACAACCCGGGGATGAACGAGATCGTCTTCCCCGCAACGATTCTCCAGCCTCCGTTCTTCGACCTGCATGCCGACGACGCCGCGAATTACGGCGGCATCGGCGCGGTCATCGGACACGAGATCGGTCACGGCTTCGACGATCAGGGTGCGAAGTACGACGGCGACGGCAACCTGGAGAACTGGTGGACCGATTCGGACCGCGAGGAATTCGGCAAGCGCACCGCGGCACTCATCGCGCAGTACGACGGGTTCGAGCCGAAAGCCCTTCCCGGACAGCGCGTCAACGGCAGTTTCACGATCGGCGAGAACATCGGAGATCTGGGTGGTCTGTCGATCGCGTTGAAGGCCTACGAGATCGCGCTCGGCGGTAGGCCTGCGCCGGTCATCGACGGCCTGACCGGATTGCAGCGCGTGTTCTTCGGGTGGGCTCAGGTGTGGCGCACGAAGGTTCGCGACGAGGAGGCGTCACGTCGGCTCGCGGTCGATCCGCATTCGCCGCCGGAGTTCCGCTGCAACGGCGTGATCCGCAACATCGACGCGTTCTACGACGCGTTCGACGTCCACGAAGGCGACGGACTGTATCTCGACCCCTCGGAGCGCGTGCGCATCTGGTAG
- a CDS encoding serine hydrolase domain-containing protein: protein MTEGSTAEPPAATPSTQMLVDPRFMPVADLFFRMFYKPSQGGGALACYLHGEPVLDIWAGWAARDKRWTRDTVVLSFSTGKGVASTVVHRLAERGLLDYDAAVAEYWPEFAAAGKETITLRQLMSHRAGLHRARGLVPGREGLLDSESVAAALAAAPPDPRRFHGPGYHAVTYGNLVAEVASRVSGVPFQELVRTEIAEPLGMDEFWYYVPEDQRHRIARVFPKVNFLPAPWTTSAAVLSHAPGVRGLAEAGMAEGFDELMRSPSAHDAVMPGWNGVFTARALARMYAAIANEGAIDGVRLLKEDTVQQLLEVQTRRRDYVLGIRPNWRLGYHPGWVALREQPLRSVGHFGFGGSGAFADPDTGLSVAFVTNRMGNTFTTISDGRFPRLGAAAVTAARRAA from the coding sequence ATGACCGAAGGTTCCACGGCGGAGCCGCCCGCGGCGACCCCGTCGACACAGATGTTGGTGGATCCCCGCTTCATGCCCGTCGCGGATCTGTTCTTCCGCATGTTCTACAAGCCGAGCCAGGGTGGTGGCGCTCTCGCGTGCTACCTACACGGCGAACCCGTGCTCGACATCTGGGCGGGCTGGGCTGCGCGCGACAAGCGGTGGACGCGCGACACCGTCGTGCTGTCGTTCTCCACCGGCAAGGGGGTGGCCAGCACGGTGGTGCACCGCCTCGCCGAACGCGGGTTGCTCGACTACGACGCCGCCGTGGCCGAGTACTGGCCGGAGTTCGCCGCGGCCGGCAAGGAGACGATCACGCTGCGGCAACTCATGTCGCACCGTGCCGGACTGCACAGGGCGCGTGGTCTCGTGCCCGGCCGCGAGGGCCTGCTCGACTCCGAGTCGGTGGCCGCCGCGCTGGCCGCCGCACCGCCCGATCCCCGCCGATTCCACGGGCCGGGCTATCACGCCGTCACCTACGGAAACCTCGTCGCCGAGGTCGCGTCGCGCGTGTCGGGGGTGCCCTTCCAGGAACTGGTGCGCACCGAGATCGCCGAGCCGCTCGGCATGGACGAGTTCTGGTACTACGTGCCCGAGGACCAGCGACACCGCATCGCCCGGGTGTTCCCGAAGGTCAACTTCCTGCCGGCGCCGTGGACGACATCAGCGGCAGTGCTGTCGCACGCACCGGGAGTCCGAGGGTTGGCCGAGGCGGGCATGGCAGAGGGGTTCGACGAGCTGATGCGCAGTCCGTCGGCGCACGACGCCGTCATGCCGGGATGGAACGGTGTGTTCACCGCCCGGGCTCTCGCTCGCATGTACGCGGCGATCGCGAACGAGGGAGCAATCGACGGTGTCCGCCTGCTGAAAGAGGACACCGTCCAGCAGTTGCTCGAAGTGCAGACGCGGCGGCGAGACTACGTGCTCGGCATCCGGCCCAACTGGCGGCTGGGTTACCACCCCGGATGGGTCGCGCTGCGCGAGCAGCCGCTGCGCTCGGTCGGCCACTTCGGATTCGGCGGCTCGGGAGCGTTCGCCGACCCGGACACCGGGCTGTCGGTCGCTTTCGTCACCAACCGCATGGGCAACACCTTCACCACGATCTCCGACGGCCGGTTCCCGAGGCTCGGCGCGGCGGCCGTCACCGCCGCGCGCCGAGCAGCGTGA
- a CDS encoding PaaI family thioesterase — translation MAIETAHFSVDRPGRFMGVDIEVADDASVSVTQPVGPHLFDHRGQTTLASVGVFTDFAAGAPAGLARFAETGDRPQTVLSHLTATLAHPFPSSGTLVGRGSSLYYDDSTAVSRTDVRDEQGALVAHLVGRSVVVGRTPMELGPDAAETVPERGEPEAWSDAAVLAELPGVDIVTGISTGSLPRGPLAGLLGLEVTAAERGVVQARVSPLEWMANVIGSVQGGVLVSMAEAVTGLAAQTLTGIGQDYRVLEIGLDYLRSPAAPGPVIELRSEAVRAGRRLASFETTLCGADGTVYVRAHANIQLLARA, via the coding sequence ATGGCTATCGAGACCGCACACTTCTCCGTCGACCGTCCGGGTCGTTTCATGGGCGTCGACATCGAGGTCGCCGACGACGCGTCGGTCTCGGTCACCCAACCTGTCGGGCCGCACCTGTTCGACCACCGCGGGCAGACGACCCTCGCCTCCGTCGGCGTCTTCACCGACTTCGCTGCGGGCGCACCCGCCGGCCTCGCCCGGTTCGCCGAGACCGGCGACCGGCCGCAAACCGTGTTGTCGCACCTGACGGCGACGCTCGCGCACCCCTTCCCCTCTTCGGGCACTCTCGTCGGCCGCGGCAGCAGCCTGTACTACGACGACTCGACCGCGGTGTCGCGCACCGACGTGCGCGACGAGCAGGGTGCTCTCGTCGCGCATCTGGTCGGGCGATCCGTCGTCGTCGGGCGCACACCGATGGAACTCGGGCCGGACGCGGCGGAGACCGTGCCGGAACGCGGCGAGCCGGAAGCGTGGTCCGACGCGGCCGTTCTGGCCGAGCTGCCCGGCGTCGACATCGTCACGGGCATCTCCACCGGTTCCCTTCCGCGCGGTCCCCTCGCCGGACTGCTCGGACTCGAGGTGACGGCTGCCGAGCGCGGCGTCGTGCAGGCCCGAGTGTCGCCGCTCGAGTGGATGGCCAACGTGATCGGTTCGGTGCAGGGCGGTGTGCTCGTGTCGATGGCGGAAGCCGTCACCGGCCTGGCGGCGCAGACCCTGACGGGTATCGGTCAGGACTATCGCGTGCTGGAGATCGGACTCGACTACCTCCGCTCGCCCGCTGCCCCCGGTCCCGTCATCGAACTGCGGTCCGAAGCGGTGCGGGCCGGACGGCGACTCGCGTCCTTCGAGACGACGCTGTGCGGCGCCGACGGCACCGTCTACGTGCGCGCACACGCCAACATCCAGCTGCTCGCCCGCGCATAG